One stretch of Plutella xylostella chromosome 15, ilPluXylo3.1, whole genome shotgun sequence DNA includes these proteins:
- the LOC105388319 gene encoding uncharacterized protein LOC105388319 gives MTKSKTSLFALGFFTAAAVFIIISFVSPYWLVADGKLRNPKFQKIGLWEVCFNGFEDVHHWYDTVFTGCWWIFEEEYYIIHDILLPGFFIATQFFFTITLCCVLISIFLTTLFFKKDADDDNYLTLLVTLGTVLVIGGFSGLISVITFGARGDGRDWMPNWDHNDLGWAYAFGVIGIFFLFPAGILFLIEARVHKYKRLHEMQSREPSSYTMQERKLAYASGHTDI, from the exons aTGACAAAATCTAAGACATCTTTATTTGCATTAGGATTCTTTACTGCTGCGgctgtatttattataatatcgtTTGTGAGTCCTTATTGGCTCGTAGCTGATGGAAAACTAAGAAATCCTAAGTTCCAAAAAATCG GATTGTGGGAAGTATGTTTCAATGGATTTGAAGATGTCCATCACTGGTATGACACAGTTTTTACTGGGTGTTGGTGGATATTTGAAGAAGAATATTACATCATACATGACATTTTGCTACCAGGATTTTTCATCGCTACCCAGTTCTTCTTCACCATCACCTTATGTTGTGTGTTGATTTCAATATTCTTAACAACCctattttttaagaaagaCGCTGATGATGACAATTATTTGACTCTTCTTGTAACACTGGGAACAGTTCTAGTGATTGGAG GTTTTTCAGGACTGATATCAGTGATAACATTTGGAGCTCGAGGAGATGGTCGTGATTGGATGCCAAATTGGGACCATAATGACCTTGGCTGGGCATACGCCTTTGGTGTCATTGgaatatttttccttttccCAGCTGGAATACTTTTCCTAATTGAAGCTagagtacataaatataagaGGTTACATGAAATGCAAAGTAGAGAGCCCTCTTCTTACACTATGCAGGAAAGAAAGCTTGCGTATGCAAGTGGCCACACTGATATCTAA